In Prunus dulcis unplaced genomic scaffold, ALMONDv2, whole genome shotgun sequence, one DNA window encodes the following:
- the LOC117613469 gene encoding protein MAK16 homolog gives MQNDEVIWQVIRHKHCSFMSKIETGIFCRNPYNVTGICNRSSCPLANSRYATIRDHDGVFYLYMKTIERAHMPNKLWERVKLPRNYEKALEIIDKHLMYWPKFLVHKTKQRLTKMTQMRIRMRKLALKTREKIMTTPRKEKKREARREEKAEKAAVLDKSIERELLERLKKGVYGDAYKDIYNYPFDKYQKVLEGEEMQLDTERDEEEEEEPEIEYVEGYDELEEEDDIEDFAGFSMDNSHADDDIVGSDEEAEAVIRKRERKESAFASRRFEKDEPAAKSKKPRVLVEVEHEDAGVRQKAVH, from the exons ATGCAGAACGACGAGGTCATATGGCAGGTTATCAGGCACAAACACTGCAGCTTCATGTCCAA AATTGAAACTGGGATATTCTGTAGAAACCCATATAACGTCACTGGGATTTGTAACCGAAGCTCGTGCCCTCTGGCTAATAGTCGCTATGCCACCATTCGCGACCATGATG GAGTCTTCTATCTTTATATGAAAACCATAGAAAGAGCTCATATGCCAAACAAATTGTGGGAAAGAGTTAAGTTACCCAGGAATTATGAGAAAGCACTTGAAATTATTGACAAACATCTG ATGTACTGGCCTAAGTTTCTTGTGCACAAAACAAAGCAACGGCTGACTAAAATGACCCAGATGAGGATACGCATGAGGAAGCTTGCTTTGAAAACAAG GGAGAAAATAATGACGACAccaaggaaagagaaaaagagagaggctAGAAGAGAGGAAAAGGCTGAAAAAGCTGCAGTGTTGGATAAG AGCATTGAGAGAGAACTATTAGAACGCCTCAAGAAAGGAGTCTATGGTGATGCATATAAAGATATATACAACTACCCCTTTGATAAATACCAAAAAGTTCTTGAAGGGGAAGAAATGCAGTTGGATACtgagagagatgaagaagaggaggag GAACCTGAGATAGAATATGTTGAAGGTTATGATGAActtgaagaggaagatgatatTGAAGATTTTGCTGGTTTTTCAATGGACAATTCTCATGCAGATGATGATATTG TTGGAAGTGATGAAGAGGCAGAAGCAGTTATtcgcaagagagagagaaaggaatcTGCCTTTGCTTCTAGAAGATTTGAGAAAGATGAACCTGCTGCCAAATCGAAGAAGCCGAGGGTACTTGTTGAG GTTGAGCATGAAGATGCTGGTGTTAGGCAAAAGGCAGTCCACTGA
- the LOC117613468 gene encoding plant intracellular Ras-group-related LRR protein 3-like, translated as MSPREMDQQYSRDFPILSYILSRLDPESNPPLSPQLQETLLTQLPHLNHPKVLASMIHLIPTTLSQTLSLLRALGTPPDPSTVVVARARIAEIQSKLQNSSSSALQETQNYSQVREAAEKELEIYKAVVRLEEMHETYEEQLRDVEVRLAEAYGSVVVDLEKEEGEVIKLNAEVVRILKEAESGVAVERVELSGRHLRFLPEAFGKLHGLVSLNLSNNQLQSIPDSIAGLEKLEELYVSSNLLVSLPDSLGLLLNLRILNVSGNKLDALPESIARCSSLVELDASFNNLMCLPTNIGYGLLNLERLSIHLNKIRSLPPSICEMRSLRYLDVHFNELRGLPHAIGRLTTLEVLNLSSNFSDLTELPESIGDLTNLRELDLSNNQIRALPAKFGLLRNLNKLNLDQNPLAIPPMEIVTQGVEAVKEYMAQRWLDIIAEEQQRSMLEASKQTAQTGWLGWGTSLLNNLVSSVSHGVAGNLGGKKDSRDPCLDQQL; from the exons ATGAGTCCGAGAGAAATGGATCAACAATATTCCAGGGACTTTCCGATCCTATCCTATATCCTGTCAAGGCTCGACCCTGAATCCAATCCACCACTCTCACCCCAACTCCAAGAAACTCTGTTGACTCAGCTTCCCCACCTGAACCACCCCAAAGTCCTTGCCTCCATGATCCACCTCATACCCACCACCCTCTCTCAGACCCTCTCCCTGCTCCGGGCCCTTGGTACTCCACCCGACCCGTCCACCGTGGTTGTGGCACGTGCTAGGATCGCTGAAATCCAGTCTAAGCTCCAAAACAGTAGTAGTAGTGCCCTTCAAGAAACCCAGAACTACTCACAAGTGAGAGAAGCGGCAGAGAAAGAGTTGGAGATATACAAGGCGGTGGTGAGGTTGGAGGAGATGCACGAGACCTATGAGGAACAGTTGAGGGATGTGGAAGTGAGGCTTGCTGAGGCATATGGCTCGGTCGTGGTTGATTTAGAAAAGGAGGAGGGTGAGGTGATAAAACTGAATGCGGAAGTGGTCAGGATTTTGAAGGAGGCAGAGAGTGGGGTAGCTGTTGAAAGAGTTGAGCTTTCTGGGCGTCATCTGAGGTTTCTACCTGAGGCTTTCGGGAAGCTTCATGGGTTGGTCTCTCTcaacctgtcaaacaatcagCTACAG TCAATTCCAGATTCAATAGCAGGACTTGAGAAACTCGAGGAGCTCTATGTTTCGTCCAATCTTTTAGTTTCCTTGCCCGACTCCCTTGGATTGTTACTTAACCTGAGGATCCTCAATGTGTCAGGCAACAAGCTGGATGCCCTTCCTGAAAGCATTGCTCGTTGCAG TTCACTGGTGGAGCTAGATGCAAGCTTTAACAACCTGATGTGTTTGCCAACAAATATTGGTTATGGGCTACTGAATCTCGAAAGGCTCTCAATCCACTTGAATAAAATCCGTTCCCTTCCACCATCCATCTGTGAAATGCGGTCACTGAGATATCTAGATGTTCATTTCAATGAGCTTCGTGGGCTGCCACATGCAATTGGGAGACTGACAACTCTTGAGGTGCTCAACCTGTCCAGCAACTTCAGTGACTTGACAGAGCTTCCTGAATCAATTGGTGATTTAACCAACCTCAGGGAGCTTGATCTAAGCAACAACCAGATTCGAGCTCTTCCCGCAAAATTTGGTCTGCTTAGAAACCTAAACAAGCTCAACTTGGATCAGAACCCGCTCGCGATTCCGCCAATGGAGATAGTAACTCAAGGGGTTGAAGCTGTCAAGGAATACATGGCACAGAGGTGGCTCGATATCATAGCAGAGGAACAACAGAGGAGCATGCTTGAAGCAAGCAAACAAACAGCTCAGACT